A section of the Vespa velutina chromosome 6, iVesVel2.1, whole genome shotgun sequence genome encodes:
- the LOC124949695 gene encoding peptidyl-prolyl cis-trans isomerase D isoform X1, with product MKRPLEDQTDVFEKNPLVFLDVAIGTEKVGRIVIELFKDVTPRTAENFRALCTGEKGNGINDKKLHYKGSIFHKVIPQFMIQGGDIINFDGTSGESIYGPHFEDESFQISHSHGGLLSMVNEGHPNTNSSQFIITTVPCIHLDNTNVVFGKVIKGMGIVTEINNVPVVKDLPIEKICITNCGELKRGENWNLEENDGSEDIYTPWPEDWDYALCTDKLTYKYVSEVIKKIKDSGNSYFSMKNYVDAGRKYKKALRYYEWMIRLSDMPDTLGDSAIGLKVTTMLNLAAVQLKKKDYRSTVKLCNEVLEVDTSNGKAFFRRGQAYMGLNEYEAGLADLKHSLAECPNNKDILKEIEKVKKVMNSYLAVEKATCQRMFKN from the exons ATGAAACGTCCTTTGGAGGATCAAACGGAtgtgtttgaaaaaaatccaTTAGTATTTCTAGATGTTGCTATTGGAACAGAAAAAG TGGGAAGAATTGTGATAGAACTATTTAAGGATGTAACACCACGAACGGCAGAAAATTTTCGAGCTTTGTGTACGGGAGAAAAGGGAAATGGTattaatgataagaaattaCATTACAAAGGATCGATATTTCATAAGG TGATACCTCAGTTTATGATTCAAGGaggagatattattaattttgatggAACTAGCGGTGAAAGTATATATGGTCCTCATTTTGAGGATGaatcttttcaaatttcacATTCGCATGGTGGATTATTGAGTATGGTAAATGAAGGTCACCCTAATACCAATAGTTCTCAGTTCATTATCACTACTGTTCCTTGCATACATTTGGATAATACCAATGTAGTTTTTGGCAAAGTTATAAAAGGTATGGGAATAGTAACAGAAATTAACAATGTACCAGTTGTTAAAGATTTGCCCATTGAG aaaatttgtataactAATTGTGGAGAAttgaaaagaggagagaattGGAACTTGGAGGAAAATGATGGTtcagaagatatatatacccCTTGGCCAGAAGACTGGGATTATGCATTATGTACTGATAAACTAACt TACAAGTATGTCTCAGaggttattaaaaaaataaaagattctgGAAACagttatttttcaatgaagaaTTATGTAGATGCAGgcagaaagtataaaaaagcATTACGTTATTATGAATGGATGATAAGATTGAGTGATATGCCTGACACTTTAGGTGATTCTGCAATAGGTCTTAAAGTAACAACTATGTTAAATCTAGCTGctgtacaattaaaaaaaaaagattatcgcAGTACAGTTAAATTATGTAATGAG gtCTTGGAAGTAGATACATCAAATGGTAAGGCATTTTTTCGAAGAGGACAAGCATACATGGGTCTAAATGAATATGAGGCTGGTTTGGCAGACTTAAAACATTCACTTGCAGAATGTCCCAACAATAAAgacattttaaaagaaattgagaaggtaaaaaaagtaatgaattCCTATTTAGCAGTAGAAAAAGCCACCTGTCAAAGAATGTTCAAAAACTAA
- the LOC124949718 gene encoding NEDD4 family-interacting protein 1-like isoform X2, whose amino-acid sequence MLGHSNNASMAQATVTTRMAEVEEIPPPKPDFSAPPPYEVATKLPSYEEVQREKTLQGEPHPQIHMPGGIRPQQQPLTILAIDTEAAEGDPESGLLGTDFMFFTAFLVAFLFNWIGFLLLMCFCHTIASRYGALSGFGLSLTKWTLIVKHSTDLASRENSWLWWLIMAFGILICVRAIIQYLNIKRGWRLLSGSAQERLLFFY is encoded by the exons ATGCTTGGTCATTCCAACAACGCATCTATGGCCCAGGCTACTGTTACAACTAGAATG gcCGAGGTTGAAGAAATACCACCACCAAAACCAGATTTTTCAGCGCCACCTCCTTACGAGGTAGCTACAAAACTACCTAGCTATGAAGAAGTACAACGTGAAAAAACATTACAAGGAGAACCTCATCCTCAAATACACATG CCTGGTGGTATTAGACCTCAACAACAACCACTGACAATTCTTGCTATAGACACAGAGGCTGCAGAAGGAGATCCAGAAAGCGGATTGCTTGGCACtgattttatgttttttactGCATTCTTGg TTGCTTTCTTATTCAACTGGATtggatttcttcttttgatgtGCTTCTGTCATACAATTGCTTCTCGTTATGGAGCATTATCTGGTTTTGGCCTTTCATTGACAAAATGGACATTGATTGTTAAACATTCTACTGATCTTGCTTCGCGAGAAAACTCATGGCTATGGTGGTTGATAATGGCATTTG GTATTCTAATTTGTGTACGCGCCATCATccaatatttgaatattaaacgTGGATGGAGACTACTCTCTGGTAGTGCGCAGGAACgcttattgtttttttattaa
- the LOC124949718 gene encoding NEDD4 family-interacting protein 1-like isoform X1, which yields MDSNIRYNMPSQTNDDTNGETSPRNEVPSLTVTLPAIQGGMLGHSNNASMAQATVTTRMAEVEEIPPPKPDFSAPPPYEVATKLPSYEEVQREKTLQGEPHPQIHMPGGIRPQQQPLTILAIDTEAAEGDPESGLLGTDFMFFTAFLVAFLFNWIGFLLLMCFCHTIASRYGALSGFGLSLTKWTLIVKHSTDLASRENSWLWWLIMAFGILICVRAIIQYLNIKRGWRLLSGSAQERLLFFY from the exons ATGGATAGTAACATTCGTTACAATATG ccATCCCAAACAAATGATGATACAAATGGTGAAACATCTCCACGTAACGAAGTACCTTCGCTGACCGTGACACTGCCTGCCATACAAGGAGGTATGCTTGGTCATTCCAACAACGCATCTATGGCCCAGGCTACTGTTACAACTAGAATG gcCGAGGTTGAAGAAATACCACCACCAAAACCAGATTTTTCAGCGCCACCTCCTTACGAGGTAGCTACAAAACTACCTAGCTATGAAGAAGTACAACGTGAAAAAACATTACAAGGAGAACCTCATCCTCAAATACACATG CCTGGTGGTATTAGACCTCAACAACAACCACTGACAATTCTTGCTATAGACACAGAGGCTGCAGAAGGAGATCCAGAAAGCGGATTGCTTGGCACtgattttatgttttttactGCATTCTTGg TTGCTTTCTTATTCAACTGGATtggatttcttcttttgatgtGCTTCTGTCATACAATTGCTTCTCGTTATGGAGCATTATCTGGTTTTGGCCTTTCATTGACAAAATGGACATTGATTGTTAAACATTCTACTGATCTTGCTTCGCGAGAAAACTCATGGCTATGGTGGTTGATAATGGCATTTG GTATTCTAATTTGTGTACGCGCCATCATccaatatttgaatattaaacgTGGATGGAGACTACTCTCTGGTAGTGCGCAGGAACgcttattgtttttttattaa
- the LOC124949695 gene encoding peptidyl-prolyl cis-trans isomerase D isoform X3, translated as MLVGRIVIELFKDVTPRTAENFRALCTGEKGNGINDKKLHYKGSIFHKVIPQFMIQGGDIINFDGTSGESIYGPHFEDESFQISHSHGGLLSMVNEGHPNTNSSQFIITTVPCIHLDNTNVVFGKVIKGMGIVTEINNVPVVKDLPIEKICITNCGELKRGENWNLEENDGSEDIYTPWPEDWDYALCTDKLTYKYVSEVIKKIKDSGNSYFSMKNYVDAGRKYKKALRYYEWMIRLSDMPDTLGDSAIGLKVTTMLNLAAVQLKKKDYRSTVKLCNEVLEVDTSNGKAFFRRGQAYMGLNEYEAGLADLKHSLAECPNNKDILKEIEKVKKVMNSYLAVEKATCQRMFKN; from the exons ATGCTTG TGGGAAGAATTGTGATAGAACTATTTAAGGATGTAACACCACGAACGGCAGAAAATTTTCGAGCTTTGTGTACGGGAGAAAAGGGAAATGGTattaatgataagaaattaCATTACAAAGGATCGATATTTCATAAGG TGATACCTCAGTTTATGATTCAAGGaggagatattattaattttgatggAACTAGCGGTGAAAGTATATATGGTCCTCATTTTGAGGATGaatcttttcaaatttcacATTCGCATGGTGGATTATTGAGTATGGTAAATGAAGGTCACCCTAATACCAATAGTTCTCAGTTCATTATCACTACTGTTCCTTGCATACATTTGGATAATACCAATGTAGTTTTTGGCAAAGTTATAAAAGGTATGGGAATAGTAACAGAAATTAACAATGTACCAGTTGTTAAAGATTTGCCCATTGAG aaaatttgtataactAATTGTGGAGAAttgaaaagaggagagaattGGAACTTGGAGGAAAATGATGGTtcagaagatatatatacccCTTGGCCAGAAGACTGGGATTATGCATTATGTACTGATAAACTAACt TACAAGTATGTCTCAGaggttattaaaaaaataaaagattctgGAAACagttatttttcaatgaagaaTTATGTAGATGCAGgcagaaagtataaaaaagcATTACGTTATTATGAATGGATGATAAGATTGAGTGATATGCCTGACACTTTAGGTGATTCTGCAATAGGTCTTAAAGTAACAACTATGTTAAATCTAGCTGctgtacaattaaaaaaaaaagattatcgcAGTACAGTTAAATTATGTAATGAG gtCTTGGAAGTAGATACATCAAATGGTAAGGCATTTTTTCGAAGAGGACAAGCATACATGGGTCTAAATGAATATGAGGCTGGTTTGGCAGACTTAAAACATTCACTTGCAGAATGTCCCAACAATAAAgacattttaaaagaaattgagaaggtaaaaaaagtaatgaattCCTATTTAGCAGTAGAAAAAGCCACCTGTCAAAGAATGTTCAAAAACTAA
- the LOC124949695 gene encoding peptidyl-prolyl cis-trans isomerase D isoform X2 gives MKRPLEDQTDVFEKNPLVFLDVAIGTEKVGRIVIELFKDVTPRTAENFRALCTGEKGNGINDKKLHYKGSIFHKVIPQFMIQGGDIINFDGTSGESIYGPHFEDESFQISHSHGGLLSMVNEGHPNTNSSQFIITTVPCIHLDNTNVVFGKVIKGMGIVTEINNVPVVKDLPIEKICITNCGELKRGENWNLEENDGSEDIYTPWPEDWDYALCTDKLTNYVDAGRKYKKALRYYEWMIRLSDMPDTLGDSAIGLKVTTMLNLAAVQLKKKDYRSTVKLCNEVLEVDTSNGKAFFRRGQAYMGLNEYEAGLADLKHSLAECPNNKDILKEIEKVKKVMNSYLAVEKATCQRMFKN, from the exons ATGAAACGTCCTTTGGAGGATCAAACGGAtgtgtttgaaaaaaatccaTTAGTATTTCTAGATGTTGCTATTGGAACAGAAAAAG TGGGAAGAATTGTGATAGAACTATTTAAGGATGTAACACCACGAACGGCAGAAAATTTTCGAGCTTTGTGTACGGGAGAAAAGGGAAATGGTattaatgataagaaattaCATTACAAAGGATCGATATTTCATAAGG TGATACCTCAGTTTATGATTCAAGGaggagatattattaattttgatggAACTAGCGGTGAAAGTATATATGGTCCTCATTTTGAGGATGaatcttttcaaatttcacATTCGCATGGTGGATTATTGAGTATGGTAAATGAAGGTCACCCTAATACCAATAGTTCTCAGTTCATTATCACTACTGTTCCTTGCATACATTTGGATAATACCAATGTAGTTTTTGGCAAAGTTATAAAAGGTATGGGAATAGTAACAGAAATTAACAATGTACCAGTTGTTAAAGATTTGCCCATTGAG aaaatttgtataactAATTGTGGAGAAttgaaaagaggagagaattGGAACTTGGAGGAAAATGATGGTtcagaagatatatatacccCTTGGCCAGAAGACTGGGATTATGCATTATGTACTGATAAACTAACt aaTTATGTAGATGCAGgcagaaagtataaaaaagcATTACGTTATTATGAATGGATGATAAGATTGAGTGATATGCCTGACACTTTAGGTGATTCTGCAATAGGTCTTAAAGTAACAACTATGTTAAATCTAGCTGctgtacaattaaaaaaaaaagattatcgcAGTACAGTTAAATTATGTAATGAG gtCTTGGAAGTAGATACATCAAATGGTAAGGCATTTTTTCGAAGAGGACAAGCATACATGGGTCTAAATGAATATGAGGCTGGTTTGGCAGACTTAAAACATTCACTTGCAGAATGTCCCAACAATAAAgacattttaaaagaaattgagaaggtaaaaaaagtaatgaattCCTATTTAGCAGTAGAAAAAGCCACCTGTCAAAGAATGTTCAAAAACTAA